A genome region from Vallitalea okinawensis includes the following:
- a CDS encoding CoA-binding protein gives MNADRAEKMLDKKVWAVVGATVDEDKFGYKIYKRLKEHGYKVYPVSPKYDEIDGDRAYKALGDLPEVPEVVDFVVNPKIGIKVIEQCHDLGIKNVWLQPGTVSEDILNYAKAKEITTAEACVLVAVR, from the coding sequence ATGAATGCAGATCGAGCTGAAAAGATGTTAGATAAAAAAGTATGGGCTGTTGTTGGTGCAACAGTAGATGAAGATAAATTTGGTTATAAGATTTATAAGCGTTTAAAGGAGCACGGCTATAAAGTATATCCAGTAAGTCCTAAATACGATGAGATAGATGGTGACAGAGCCTATAAAGCTTTAGGAGATTTACCAGAAGTTCCGGAAGTAGTTGATTTTGTTGTTAACCCTAAAATTGGTATTAAAGTCATTGAGCAATGTCATGATTTAGGCATTAAGAATGTTTGGTTACAGCCAGGTACAGTGAGTGAAGATATTTTAAACTATGCCAAAGCAAAAGAAATAACAACTGCTGAAGCATGTGTCCTAGTAGCAGTAAGATAA